Proteins encoded by one window of Arabidopsis thaliana chromosome 2, partial sequence:
- the FRU gene encoding FER-like regulator of iron uptake (FER-like regulator of iron uptake (FRU); FUNCTIONS IN: DNA binding, sequence-specific DNA binding transcription factor activity; INVOLVED IN: regulation of iron ion transport, response to cytokinin stimulus, response to iron ion, regulation of transcription; LOCATED IN: nucleus; EXPRESSED IN: root; CONTAINS InterPro DOMAIN/s: Helix-loop-helix DNA-binding domain (InterPro:IPR001092), Helix-loop-helix DNA-binding (InterPro:IPR011598); BEST Arabidopsis thaliana protein match is: basic helix-loop-helix (bHLH) DNA-binding superfamily protein (TAIR:AT2G16910.1); Has 2366 Blast hits to 2362 proteins in 114 species: Archae - 2; Bacteria - 0; Metazoa - 3; Fungi - 9; Plants - 2350; Viruses - 0; Other Eukaryotes - 2 (source: NCBI BLink).) — translation MEGRVNALSNINDLELHNFLVDPNFDQFINLIRGDHQTIDENPVLDFDLGPLQNSPCFIDENQFIPTPVDDLFDELPDLDSNVAESFRSFDGDSVRAGGEEDEEDYNDGDDSSATTTNNDGTRKTKTDRSRTLISERRRRGRMKDKLYALRSLVPNITKMDKASIVGDAVLYVQELQSQAKKLKSDIAGLEASLNSTGGYQEHAPDAQKTQPFRGINPPASKKIIQMDVIQVEEKGFYVRLVCNKGEGVAPSLYKSLESLTSFQVQNSNLSSPSPDTYLLTYTLDGTCFEQSLNLPNLKLWITGSLLNQGFEFIKSFT, via the exons atgGAAGGAAGAGTCAACGCTCTGTCAAACATAAACGATCTCGAACTTCACAATTTCTTGGTCGATCCAAACTTCGATCAGTTCATAAACCTCATAAGAGGAGATCATCAAACCATTGACGAAAACCCAGTTCTTGATTTCGATCTTGGTCCATTACAAAACAGCCCCTGTTTCATAGACGAGAACCAGTTCATCCCAACACCTGTCGATGACCTCTTCGACGAATTGCCTGACTTAGACTCCAACGTTGCTGAATCATTCCGTAGCTTCGACGGTGATAGTGTTAGAGCcggtggtgaagaagatgaagaagattacaACGACGGTGATGATTCTTCAGCCACTACTACGAATAATGATGGGACCCGTAAGACGAAGACTGATCGGTCTAGGACTTTGATCTctgagagaagaaggagagggCGTATGAAGGATAAGCTTTATGCATTGAGATCTCTTGTTCCCAATATTACTAAG ATGGATAAAGCATCCATTGTTGGAGATGCAGTGTTGTATGTTCAAGAACTTCAGTCACAAGCGAAGAAACTCAAATCCGATATCGCGGGTCTTGAAGCTTCTTTAAACTCTACTGGAGGGTACCAAGAACATGCTCCTGATGCTCAAAAGACTCAACCTTTTCGCGGTATCAATCCTCCTGCttccaaaaaaatcattcag ATGGATGTTATACAAGTGGAGGAGAAAGGGTTTTATGTGAGATTGGTGTGTAACAAAGGAGAAGGTGTTGCTCCATCTCTTTACAAGTCTTTGGAGTCTCTTACAAGTTTCCAAGTGCAGAACTCTAACCTAAGCTCTCCTTCTCCGGACACATACCTCTTAACATATACCTTAGAT GGGACATGCTTCGAACAGAGCTTAAACTTGCCTAACCTGAAGCTGTGGATCACTGGATCACTTTTAAATCAAGGTTTTGAATTCATCAAGTCATTTACTTGA
- the FRU gene encoding FER-like regulator of iron uptake, whose amino-acid sequence MEGRVNALSNINDLELHNFLVDPNFDQFINLIRGDHQTIDENPVLDFDLGPLQNSPCFIDENQFIPTPVDDLFDELPDLDSNVAESFRSFDGDSVRAGGEEDEEDYNDGDDSSATTTNNDGTRKTKTDRSRTLISERRRRGRMKDKLYALRSLVPNITKMDKASIVGDAVLYVQELQSQAKKLKSDIAGLEASLNSTGGYQEHAPDAQKTQPFRGINPPASKKIIQMDVIQVEEKGFYVRLVCNKGEGVAPSLYKSLESLTSFQVQNSNLSSPSPDTYLLTYTLDGTCFEQSLNLPNLKLWITGSLLNQGL is encoded by the exons atgGAAGGAAGAGTCAACGCTCTGTCAAACATAAACGATCTCGAACTTCACAATTTCTTGGTCGATCCAAACTTCGATCAGTTCATAAACCTCATAAGAGGAGATCATCAAACCATTGACGAAAACCCAGTTCTTGATTTCGATCTTGGTCCATTACAAAACAGCCCCTGTTTCATAGACGAGAACCAGTTCATCCCAACACCTGTCGATGACCTCTTCGACGAATTGCCTGACTTAGACTCCAACGTTGCTGAATCATTCCGTAGCTTCGACGGTGATAGTGTTAGAGCcggtggtgaagaagatgaagaagattacaACGACGGTGATGATTCTTCAGCCACTACTACGAATAATGATGGGACCCGTAAGACGAAGACTGATCGGTCTAGGACTTTGATCTctgagagaagaaggagagggCGTATGAAGGATAAGCTTTATGCATTGAGATCTCTTGTTCCCAATATTACTAAG ATGGATAAAGCATCCATTGTTGGAGATGCAGTGTTGTATGTTCAAGAACTTCAGTCACAAGCGAAGAAACTCAAATCCGATATCGCGGGTCTTGAAGCTTCTTTAAACTCTACTGGAGGGTACCAAGAACATGCTCCTGATGCTCAAAAGACTCAACCTTTTCGCGGTATCAATCCTCCTGCttccaaaaaaatcattcag ATGGATGTTATACAAGTGGAGGAGAAAGGGTTTTATGTGAGATTGGTGTGTAACAAAGGAGAAGGTGTTGCTCCATCTCTTTACAAGTCTTTGGAGTCTCTTACAAGTTTCCAAGTGCAGAACTCTAACCTAAGCTCTCCTTCTCCGGACACATACCTCTTAACATATACCTTAGAT GGGACATGCTTCGAACAGAGCTTAAACTTGCCTAACCTGAAGCTGTGGATCACTGGATCACTTTTAAATCAAG GGCTCTAA